From a single Methylacidiphilum kamchatkense Kam1 genomic region:
- the aroC gene encoding chorismate synthase has translation MPNTFGHLFRITTWGESHGKGVGVVVDGCPSNIPLTESDIQKELDRRRPGQSKITTQRKEKDIAEILSGTFNGMTLGTPILILVRNEDARPEAYAEMEHIYRPSHADYTYQIKYGIRNWQGGGRASARETVGRVAGGAVGGKLLEVLYPSLEVIAWVSEVHGVKSFCDPNKITKETIESNILRWPDSENFDNALKEVEKAQKEGDTVGGVIDCVVRGMPPGLGEPVFDKLEADLAKAMLSLPASKGFEIGSGFQAARMRGSEHNDPFYMEGKRVRTYTNWSGGVQGGISNGENLFFRVAFKPVATLAKEQKTVTVDGEEVLLRARGRHDPCVLPRAVPIVEAMTKLVLADHALRQKVLDCRP, from the coding sequence ATGCCCAATACCTTCGGACATTTATTTCGCATAACTACCTGGGGCGAATCTCATGGCAAAGGAGTGGGAGTCGTTGTAGACGGCTGTCCATCAAACATTCCTCTGACTGAATCAGACATCCAGAAGGAACTCGATCGCAGAAGACCTGGACAAAGTAAAATCACTACCCAGAGGAAGGAAAAAGATATTGCTGAAATTCTGTCTGGTACCTTTAATGGGATGACTTTAGGAACCCCTATCCTAATTTTAGTAAGAAATGAAGATGCCCGTCCAGAAGCCTACGCTGAGATGGAGCATATTTATAGGCCATCGCATGCGGATTATACCTATCAAATCAAGTATGGCATTCGTAATTGGCAAGGGGGTGGGAGAGCCTCTGCCAGGGAAACTGTAGGCAGAGTCGCAGGAGGGGCGGTTGGCGGAAAGCTCCTTGAAGTCCTCTACCCTTCCTTAGAAGTTATTGCATGGGTATCAGAGGTTCATGGAGTCAAATCCTTTTGTGATCCTAATAAAATTACCAAAGAAACAATTGAATCGAACATATTACGATGGCCCGATTCAGAAAATTTTGATAATGCCTTAAAAGAAGTGGAAAAAGCACAGAAAGAAGGGGATACGGTCGGGGGAGTGATTGACTGTGTAGTTCGTGGGATGCCTCCTGGCCTAGGGGAACCTGTTTTTGATAAGCTGGAAGCTGACTTAGCAAAAGCAATGCTTAGCTTACCTGCTTCAAAAGGCTTTGAAATCGGTTCTGGCTTCCAAGCGGCCAGAATGAGAGGCTCTGAGCATAACGATCCTTTTTATATGGAAGGCAAAAGGGTAAGAACGTATACGAACTGGAGTGGCGGAGTCCAAGGGGGCATAAGTAATGGGGAAAATCTTTTTTTTCGTGTGGCTTTTAAACCGGTGGCCACTTTAGCCAAAGAGCAAAAGACAGTGACAGTGGATGGAGAAGAAGTTCTTTTACGGGCAAGAGGTAGACACGATCCGTGTGTATTGCCCAGAGCTGTTCCAATCGTTGAAGCGATGACTAAGCTGGTTTTGGCTGATCACGCTTTAAGACAAAAAGTACTGGATTGTAGACCATAA
- the proC gene encoding pyrroline-5-carboxylate reductase: MESLDQSNGEKKWLSHSRIGFVGSGKMAKALVHGFLRNNKMSLETPIWVSGRSKGSIQSFLEEFEGHKIHTTLDNRELVNHTDVVFLCVKPPQAEEVLREISALMASKVFVSVVAGLTIKDITQLLSHCMVVRAMPNLPCQIGKGVIPYALNRDEDTKNRKMVSLIHYLFSLLGHPILISEDLMAAATALVGCGPAYVCMLMIGLIEQAKAYGFPDLEAIQLMNEMVLGTLSLLMETKRSPEKLLSEVKTPRGITEAATQVMVRKGWEDILLEAIEAAKKKAEALEVSLK, from the coding sequence ATGGAGTCATTGGATCAGAGCAACGGAGAAAAAAAGTGGCTAAGCCATTCGCGTATAGGCTTTGTTGGTTCTGGAAAAATGGCTAAGGCGCTAGTGCACGGGTTTTTAAGGAATAACAAAATGAGCTTAGAAACTCCAATATGGGTTTCTGGGCGTTCCAAAGGGAGCATTCAATCCTTTTTAGAAGAATTTGAGGGCCATAAAATCCATACCACCCTGGACAATCGGGAGTTAGTTAATCATACCGATGTGGTATTTTTATGTGTGAAACCACCCCAAGCAGAAGAGGTTTTACGAGAAATCAGTGCCCTAATGGCATCTAAAGTTTTCGTTTCGGTTGTCGCTGGTTTGACAATAAAAGACATTACCCAACTTTTATCCCATTGCATGGTGGTTCGAGCAATGCCAAATCTTCCTTGTCAAATTGGCAAAGGAGTGATCCCTTATGCTTTAAATAGGGATGAGGATACAAAGAATAGGAAGATGGTTAGCCTGATCCATTATTTATTTTCCCTACTAGGCCATCCTATTCTGATTAGTGAAGATCTTATGGCGGCAGCAACTGCATTAGTTGGGTGTGGCCCGGCTTATGTCTGTATGCTTATGATAGGGTTAATAGAACAAGCGAAAGCCTATGGATTTCCAGATTTGGAGGCGATTCAATTAATGAATGAGATGGTTTTAGGGACTCTTTCACTGCTAATGGAAACAAAGAGATCCCCTGAAAAACTCCTTTCTGAAGTCAAAACACCACGTGGAATTACAGAAGCAGCGACTCAAGTGATGGTTCGAAAGGGGTGGGAAGATATTTTACTGGAAGCGATAGAAGCGGCAAAGAAAAAGGCTGAAGCATTGGAAGTCAGCTTAAAATAA
- a CDS encoding shikimate kinase, giving the protein MPRHIVLVGMMGAGKSSVGSWLSQEKAIPFYDLDRMIEEAEKATIAEIFATKGGEYFRKKEMEMVYQVISSPPGVIATGGGTLLNPSNLSLLKEHGFLFYLQASLELLWSRLQDKTDRPLLFGKNPKMTLEKLLKERESLYKAADMEIEVDGKSIEQLGELLWSHWIRATEKKSG; this is encoded by the coding sequence ATGCCAAGACACATTGTACTTGTGGGGATGATGGGGGCTGGAAAGTCTAGCGTTGGATCCTGGCTTTCCCAAGAAAAAGCGATTCCCTTTTATGATTTGGATCGGATGATAGAAGAAGCAGAAAAGGCAACAATAGCTGAAATCTTCGCCACGAAAGGAGGCGAGTATTTCAGGAAAAAGGAAATGGAAATGGTTTACCAAGTCATTTCCTCTCCTCCCGGAGTGATTGCTACGGGAGGAGGGACTTTACTAAATCCATCTAACCTCTCTCTTTTAAAAGAGCATGGGTTTCTTTTTTATCTTCAAGCCTCTTTGGAACTGCTTTGGTCAAGGCTACAAGATAAAACGGATAGACCTCTTCTTTTTGGGAAAAATCCAAAAATGACATTAGAAAAGTTATTGAAGGAAAGAGAATCCCTTTATAAGGCAGCAGACATGGAAATTGAGGTTGATGGAAAATCAATTGAACAGCTGGGAGAACTTTTATGGAGTCATTGGATCAGAGCAACGGAGAAAAAAAGTGGCTAA
- a CDS encoding O-methyltransferase: MSLTFYPITKELYDYAVCHRTYASDPLMQKLRSETMALGEISEMAIPPEEESFLSILVAACNAKTAIEVGTFTGIGSIAIARAFPQYGKLVGCEINPQWIALAYKCWKEAGLEHKIEAKLGPALKTIQELEEEVRFDFAFIDADKENYENYYELLLPKMRQNGLLDNMFWRGRVLCSEKSDKDALVLNRLNDKLSNDTRIESVLLPIADGVVIARKKS; this comes from the coding sequence ATGAGCTTGACTTTTTATCCCATAACCAAAGAACTTTACGATTACGCCGTTTGTCATAGGACTTATGCTTCCGATCCTTTAATGCAAAAGCTTCGGAGCGAGACCATGGCATTAGGAGAAATTTCCGAAATGGCTATTCCTCCCGAAGAAGAAAGTTTCCTCTCGATACTGGTTGCAGCATGTAATGCAAAGACTGCGATAGAAGTGGGAACCTTTACAGGGATTGGTTCCATAGCCATTGCCAGAGCATTCCCCCAATATGGGAAGCTTGTTGGTTGTGAGATCAATCCTCAGTGGATTGCATTGGCTTATAAATGTTGGAAAGAAGCTGGGTTGGAGCATAAAATAGAAGCGAAGCTTGGTCCTGCATTAAAAACCATTCAAGAATTGGAAGAGGAGGTACGGTTTGATTTCGCTTTTATTGATGCGGATAAAGAAAATTATGAAAATTATTATGAATTGTTATTGCCTAAAATGCGACAGAATGGGCTACTTGACAATATGTTTTGGAGAGGAAGAGTGCTTTGTTCTGAAAAATCTGACAAAGATGCCCTTGTTTTGAATAGGCTCAACGACAAACTAAGCAACGATACCAGAATTGAATCGGTACTCCTTCCTATAGCCGATGGAGTTGTGATCGCTAGAAAGAAAAGCTAA